A stretch of the Candidatus Jettenia sp. AMX2 genome encodes the following:
- a CDS encoding response regulator — protein MNQQNQPPNIMVIDDDYGVRESLKMTLKDKYLVFATANPDEAINYLKDLNPAMIFLDIKMPKINGLDFLKDLKNTNAAIPVVMITAYPSTQSAITALRQGAFDYLMKPFLLPDIHAVVERALNYRKESSKTESLIHDLRKNIQKNFFSITQTLLLTIDAKDSYTAAHSKESAALFALVAKELGMSESQVKILEQGALLHDIGKIGICDTVLMKPGTFSDEEFNLIKRHPEIGYKILEPVNFLKEALSIVHHHHEWYNGEGYPDGLKGTEIPFETAIFSIIDNYKE, from the coding sequence ATGAACCAACAAAATCAACCACCCAATATAATGGTAATCGATGATGATTATGGCGTAAGAGAATCATTAAAAATGACGCTGAAAGACAAGTATTTGGTGTTTGCTACAGCAAACCCTGATGAAGCAATCAATTACCTGAAGGATCTTAATCCTGCAATGATATTTTTAGACATAAAAATGCCTAAAATAAACGGTTTGGATTTTCTCAAGGACCTGAAAAACACGAATGCTGCAATTCCGGTTGTCATGATCACCGCTTACCCTTCTACACAGAGCGCAATTACAGCCTTACGACAAGGGGCATTTGATTACCTTATGAAGCCCTTCCTTTTACCTGATATCCATGCTGTGGTAGAAAGGGCTCTCAATTATCGTAAGGAGTCCTCAAAAACAGAATCGCTCATACATGATTTAAGGAAAAATATTCAAAAAAACTTTTTTTCTATTACGCAAACCCTTTTGCTTACTATTGATGCCAAGGATTCATATACTGCCGCCCATTCAAAAGAGTCTGCAGCGCTGTTTGCTTTGGTTGCAAAAGAACTCGGCATGAGTGAATCTCAGGTTAAGATCCTGGAGCAAGGTGCTCTTTTGCATGACATTGGGAAAATAGGAATATGTGATACCGTGCTTATGAAGCCTGGCACTTTTTCAGATGAAGAGTTCAATCTGATAAAACGTCATCCCGAAATAGGGTATAAAATTCTTGAACCTGTAAATTTTCTAAAAGAGGCTTTATCAATTGTACACCATCATCATGAATGGTACAATGGCGAAGGATATCCTGACGGCCTTAAGGGAACAGAAATTCCTTTTGAGACGGCAATTTTTTCCATCATAGATAATTACAAGGAATAA
- a CDS encoding outer membrane protein transport protein, which translates to MKKNDLFLPALLALLSAFLFVSLCFFTTKDTFAQIASGLHNPVLGASALAQGNAFAARADDASAITFNPAGITQLQRPEVSLGMSAVYANVKYRGININEGRREDMDTIIGIPNLYFAAPLIKDKLSAGIGVTVPYGLNGKWNENGFSRFVVTEFDLTILNINPTIAFRPLPSLSFGAGPSYYYAETELKSRVPPEGFRKLDIDGDAFGYNAGMLYQITPSHSVGISFRSKADINLSGKLNLWNLSAQPPEISSRAKTTLTLPEMLTFGYAYRHGTRWSMEANVQWTNWSRFDILRVETDPFLGDIEDVRKWENTLGFAMGGEYALSEAVKVRGGYAFHETPVPSVTFEPSVPQSSRHALFTGLEYRWGENLNKWIDIAYGIVFYEKRTIDNAVGELVPEETIDGRYDLLTHLFAINFNYRF; encoded by the coding sequence ATGAAAAAAAATGATCTGTTTTTACCTGCCCTACTGGCTTTGTTAAGTGCTTTTCTTTTTGTTTCCCTGTGTTTCTTTACCACAAAGGATACCTTTGCTCAAATAGCCTCCGGACTCCACAACCCGGTGCTTGGAGCCTCGGCACTTGCACAGGGAAACGCATTTGCAGCACGTGCCGACGATGCATCTGCGATTACTTTCAACCCTGCGGGCATCACGCAGCTTCAAAGACCTGAGGTTTCCCTGGGGATGAGCGCTGTTTACGCTAACGTTAAATATCGCGGCATCAATATCAATGAGGGTAGGCGGGAAGATATGGATACAATCATTGGCATACCAAATCTGTATTTTGCCGCTCCGCTGATCAAGGATAAATTGTCAGCAGGCATTGGGGTAACGGTTCCTTACGGATTAAACGGCAAATGGAATGAAAACGGATTCTCACGATTTGTCGTAACGGAATTTGATTTAACGATTCTTAATATTAATCCAACCATTGCATTCAGACCGCTTCCTTCCCTGTCTTTTGGGGCAGGTCCTAGCTATTATTATGCAGAAACTGAACTAAAAAGCCGCGTCCCCCCCGAAGGCTTCCGAAAGCTTGATATAGATGGCGATGCATTCGGATACAATGCTGGCATGCTCTATCAAATTACCCCATCCCACAGCGTCGGGATTTCCTTCCGAAGCAAGGCGGATATTAACCTCAGCGGCAAACTGAATTTATGGAATTTAAGCGCCCAGCCACCGGAAATCAGCTCACGGGCAAAAACAACCCTTACCCTTCCTGAGATGCTTACTTTTGGTTATGCATACAGGCATGGAACCCGCTGGAGTATGGAAGCAAATGTACAGTGGACCAACTGGTCCCGTTTTGACATCCTCAGGGTTGAAACAGACCCATTTTTAGGAGATATCGAAGATGTCAGGAAATGGGAAAATACCTTAGGGTTCGCCATGGGGGGTGAATACGCATTGAGTGAAGCTGTAAAGGTACGGGGTGGATATGCCTTCCACGAGACACCGGTTCCCAGTGTGACCTTTGAACCTTCCGTACCTCAAAGCAGCCGTCATGCATTGTTCACCGGACTCGAGTATCGCTGGGGAGAAAATCTGAACAAATGGATCGATATTGCCTACGGAATAGTTTTTTATGAAAAAAGAACCATAGATAATGCTGTAGGGGAACTGGTACCCGAAGAAACAATAGACGGACGTTACGACCTTCTCACACACCTGTTTGCTATAAACTTTAACTACCGCTTTTAA